From one bacterium genomic stretch:
- a CDS encoding TonB-dependent receptor, with translation MNKQTLGISRLAIGCIIFLLQAGSLYSAHIEGVITDLESGDSLAFVEIQVVELRRGVVAHTNGEYHFQRLPAGEFTVQASRIGYRVETKRVSLAINDVLILNFALTPDHVQIAEVTTEIRRTGSAEQLSVEFSGRKLQEQLGTTVAESFGRTPGIAVRTMGPSPARPVSRGMGGARLAILEDRQPSGDLSASSSDHAVAIDPLLAQSLRILRGPDAYHYGSSVMGGVVNIERNAMLGVEPHRATGRLLLHGNTVARGAGSSFSLAFPISRFAAHGDLSLKRAGDQRTPEGILNNTQSEIVSGSIGISLIDDWGFVGGAYSLFHTIYGLPGGFLGAHPQGVSLDLVRDVFQTRGAWHVKSNLIASLETSYSFSLVHQQEFESSGALGVEFGLLIDQFGVDAKFRPQAGFKNIRLSSSLALRDYETAAFSFTPDSRQIESGIALSAGRQMEKWEFSAAIRGDFSRVDPDVIDTSRVIGIVKPRKFSGLSGAVRLDRPLDSHWAVGAQISRSFRTPQIEELYSEGPHLAAYSYEFGNTTLPAEIGWGGEANLFRKSDVNQLTLSAYANRFSSFIFPQAAGRPSPVRNDLELYQYMASDALIYGADMSVEFSLTPSEILQGQISYVHGSILGGSNLPAIPPLNFSVSFTKMLHEWNFTPELTGAAPQRELGEFETSTAGYLISNFKLSRYWTVSKTLFVLTAAVDNIFDSSYRNHLSRVKTVLPEPGRNFGANVSVQF, from the coding sequence TTGAACAAGCAAACATTAGGAATCTCCCGGCTTGCAATAGGGTGTATAATCTTCCTGTTGCAGGCCGGGAGCCTGTACTCCGCACATATTGAAGGCGTCATTACTGATCTTGAATCGGGAGACAGTCTTGCGTTCGTTGAAATACAGGTCGTTGAATTGAGACGTGGCGTCGTCGCGCATACAAACGGAGAGTACCATTTCCAACGACTGCCCGCGGGCGAATTCACGGTTCAAGCATCGCGCATCGGTTACCGCGTCGAAACGAAGCGCGTTTCACTTGCTATCAATGATGTGCTGATCTTGAACTTTGCATTGACTCCCGATCATGTTCAAATTGCCGAAGTGACAACTGAAATTCGGCGCACTGGTTCGGCGGAGCAGCTCTCCGTCGAATTCTCTGGCCGCAAACTGCAAGAACAATTAGGGACAACGGTAGCCGAATCATTCGGCAGAACACCAGGGATCGCAGTGCGCACTATGGGTCCCTCACCGGCGCGACCCGTTTCGCGGGGCATGGGTGGCGCTCGTCTGGCGATTCTTGAAGACAGACAGCCGTCCGGTGATCTGTCTGCGTCATCGAGTGATCATGCTGTTGCAATTGATCCGCTACTGGCACAAAGCTTAAGAATTCTGCGCGGCCCTGATGCCTATCACTATGGTTCGAGCGTAATGGGCGGTGTGGTCAACATAGAACGCAACGCAATGCTTGGCGTTGAGCCGCATCGTGCAACAGGTCGCCTTCTTTTGCACGGAAACACCGTCGCTCGCGGAGCCGGATCAAGCTTCTCACTTGCTTTCCCTATATCGCGCTTCGCTGCGCATGGAGATCTGAGTCTCAAGCGTGCCGGTGATCAGCGTACTCCTGAAGGCATTCTGAACAACACTCAATCCGAAATTGTCAGCGGATCGATCGGGATTAGTTTGATTGATGACTGGGGTTTTGTAGGTGGCGCATACAGTCTGTTTCATACCATATACGGCTTGCCCGGCGGCTTTCTCGGCGCACATCCCCAAGGCGTTTCTCTTGATCTCGTCCGTGATGTGTTTCAAACCCGCGGCGCATGGCATGTCAAATCGAATCTTATCGCTAGTCTTGAAACCAGCTACTCCTTTTCCCTCGTTCATCAGCAAGAATTCGAATCAAGCGGAGCACTGGGCGTAGAATTTGGCTTACTCATCGATCAATTCGGCGTCGATGCCAAATTTCGACCTCAGGCGGGTTTCAAAAACATTCGCCTCTCCTCTAGCCTAGCCTTACGCGATTACGAAACAGCGGCGTTTAGCTTTACGCCTGACAGCCGCCAAATAGAATCGGGAATTGCTCTCAGCGCAGGTCGTCAGATGGAAAAGTGGGAGTTTTCTGCAGCCATCCGAGGCGATTTTTCCCGGGTTGATCCCGATGTCATTGATACTAGCCGCGTCATCGGGATTGTCAAACCTCGCAAATTTTCTGGACTAAGCGGTGCAGTTCGCCTCGACCGACCGCTAGATTCTCATTGGGCTGTCGGTGCACAGATTTCGCGCAGTTTTCGAACTCCGCAGATCGAAGAACTCTACAGTGAAGGCCCTCACCTTGCCGCATACTCCTATGAATTCGGCAACACAACTTTGCCAGCCGAAATCGGGTGGGGAGGTGAAGCGAATCTCTTCCGCAAGAGCGACGTGAACCAACTGACTCTAAGCGCTTATGCCAACCGCTTCTCAAGTTTCATCTTCCCACAGGCAGCCGGACGGCCAAGCCCTGTCCGTAACGATCTTGAACTCTATCAATATATGGCCAGCGATGCGTTGATTTATGGTGCGGACATGAGTGTTGAGTTCAGCCTCACCCCGTCCGAAATTCTTCAGGGCCAGATTTCATATGTTCATGGATCAATTCTAGGAGGATCCAATCTGCCTGCGATCCCTCCGCTTAACTTTAGTGTTTCCTTCACCAAAATGCTTCACGAATGGAATTTCACGCCGGAACTGACAGGCGCAGCACCGCAACGCGAGTTAGGTGAGTTTGAAACATCAACGGCGGGATATCTTATCTCCAATTTCAAGCTCTCCCGCTATTGGACTGTCAGCAAAACGCTGTTTGTTCTCACTGCGGCTGTAGATAACATCTTCGATTCGAGCTATCGAAATCATTTATCCCGTGTCAAGACAGTTCTCCCAGAGCCAGGACGAAACTTTGGAGCAAACGTATCGGTTCAATTCTAA
- a CDS encoding DedA family protein has product MSIPKPHFIRRLYDWTVAWAARPSALIALFIIAFAESSFFPIPPDVLLIVMCVGAYQNWFKYALVCSIGSVLGGMAGYGIGFAMKDTLGWWMLVWIGKIVGQTPELIQQTAQQYFDLYGTWAVAIAGFTPIPYKVFTITAGWFQMNFGEFVVASALSRSARFFLVAGIIGFTYKKFGDRITVFIDKYFNHLTVAFTVLLIGGFLVLKLIK; this is encoded by the coding sequence ATGTCCATTCCTAAGCCGCATTTCATTCGCCGTTTGTACGACTGGACTGTCGCGTGGGCGGCAAGACCGTCGGCGCTCATTGCATTGTTCATCATTGCGTTTGCCGAGTCCTCGTTCTTTCCGATTCCCCCGGACGTACTGCTAATCGTTATGTGCGTCGGTGCGTATCAGAACTGGTTCAAATACGCACTCGTGTGTTCAATCGGCTCAGTGCTTGGCGGTATGGCAGGTTATGGAATTGGCTTTGCAATGAAAGACACTCTGGGCTGGTGGATGCTTGTCTGGATCGGGAAGATAGTTGGCCAGACGCCCGAGTTGATTCAGCAGACTGCGCAGCAGTATTTCGACCTGTATGGCACGTGGGCGGTGGCGATCGCCGGATTCACGCCAATCCCTTACAAGGTGTTCACGATTACCGCCGGTTGGTTTCAGATGAACTTCGGCGAATTCGTGGTTGCCTCGGCACTGTCAAGAAGCGCAAGGTTCTTTCTCGTTGCAGGTATCATCGGGTTCACGTACAAAAAATTTGGTGACCGGATTACTGTATTCATTGATAAGTATTTCAATCATCTGACAGTTGCGTTTACTGTGTTGTTGATTGGCGGTTTTCTGGTCTTGAAGCTGATTAAATAG
- a CDS encoding phosphoenolpyruvate carboxykinase (GTP), whose product MTGNSAVLSWVDECARLLKPDNVHWCDGSETERDQLTKQLLDRGEFMRLNQANWPNCFLYRSDPSDVARTEKVTYICCENEADAGPTNNYMSPSQAQTEVLPRFAGAMKGRTMYVIPYVMGPLGSPYSKVGFEITDSAYVVLNMRIMTRMGKAALDMLGNSTDFVKGMHSLGDLSPESRAICHFPERNEIWSVGSGYGGNALLGKKCHALRIASTQARKEGWLAEHMLILGLESPEGKTYYIAAAFPSACGKTNLAMVIPPAALKGWKTWTVGDDIAWMRFGKDGRLYAINPEAGFFGVAPGTSSKTNANALKTASANSIFTNVAVDDNGNVWWEGLSKAPDKLTDWMGRPWTPESKEKAAHPNSRFTTPASQCPSISPKWEDPEGVPISAILFGGRRTHLVPLVVETFSWEHGVLIGASMGSEATAAATDTKSGTIRHDPMAMLPFCGYHMGDYFQHWLDMGTKVPNPPKVFAVNWFRQDESGKFLWPGFSDNVRVLEWIIRRVEGKVGCVETPIGLLPHLSDLNTEGLDASKEDLEEILKIDQDGWRTEVASRREYFATFGSRFPRVLSEQVDALERRIG is encoded by the coding sequence ATGACCGGAAATTCCGCTGTATTATCTTGGGTCGATGAATGTGCAAGGCTTCTCAAGCCGGACAACGTCCATTGGTGTGACGGCTCAGAAACTGAACGCGATCAACTCACGAAACAGCTCTTAGATCGCGGCGAATTCATGCGCCTTAATCAGGCCAATTGGCCTAACTGCTTCTTGTACCGCTCCGACCCTTCTGACGTCGCCCGTACGGAGAAAGTGACCTATATTTGCTGCGAAAATGAAGCGGATGCCGGCCCGACGAACAACTACATGTCGCCATCTCAGGCTCAGACCGAGGTTCTGCCGCGATTCGCAGGGGCCATGAAAGGCCGCACGATGTACGTCATTCCATATGTTATGGGACCTCTGGGTAGCCCTTACAGCAAGGTTGGATTTGAGATTACCGACTCAGCGTACGTGGTACTGAACATGCGAATCATGACTCGAATGGGCAAAGCGGCCTTGGACATGCTCGGAAACTCAACGGACTTTGTAAAAGGAATGCATTCTCTCGGTGACTTATCGCCGGAATCACGAGCGATTTGTCACTTTCCTGAGCGGAATGAAATCTGGTCCGTGGGATCGGGATATGGTGGCAATGCCCTTCTTGGCAAGAAGTGTCACGCTCTTCGAATCGCATCCACTCAAGCCCGCAAGGAAGGTTGGCTTGCTGAGCACATGCTTATTCTGGGGCTTGAAAGTCCGGAAGGGAAGACCTATTACATTGCCGCGGCTTTTCCGTCCGCATGCGGTAAGACGAATCTCGCCATGGTCATACCACCTGCTGCGTTGAAAGGGTGGAAGACATGGACAGTAGGCGACGATATCGCTTGGATGCGCTTCGGAAAAGACGGACGGCTTTATGCAATAAACCCTGAAGCTGGGTTCTTCGGAGTTGCCCCGGGGACATCTTCAAAAACCAATGCCAATGCCTTAAAGACTGCTTCCGCAAATTCCATTTTCACCAATGTCGCCGTAGACGATAACGGAAATGTCTGGTGGGAGGGGCTTTCCAAAGCGCCTGACAAGCTGACAGATTGGATGGGCAGACCATGGACTCCTGAAAGCAAGGAAAAAGCAGCTCATCCGAATTCACGATTTACGACACCCGCTTCACAGTGTCCTTCCATTTCGCCCAAATGGGAGGATCCGGAAGGTGTGCCCATTTCCGCAATTCTGTTCGGCGGTCGCCGGACGCATTTGGTCCCACTTGTCGTAGAGACCTTTTCATGGGAACACGGAGTCTTGATTGGCGCGTCCATGGGGAGTGAAGCCACGGCTGCTGCAACGGACACCAAGTCAGGAACGATTCGCCACGATCCGATGGCCATGCTCCCATTCTGCGGATACCATATGGGTGACTACTTTCAGCACTGGCTGGACATGGGGACGAAAGTTCCGAACCCCCCAAAGGTTTTTGCGGTCAATTGGTTTAGACAGGATGAATCGGGCAAGTTCCTTTGGCCGGGCTTCAGCGACAATGTTAGAGTTTTAGAGTGGATTATTCGCCGAGTTGAAGGCAAAGTCGGTTGCGTTGAAACGCCAATTGGTCTACTGCCGCATCTTTCTGACCTAAATACTGAAGGATTGGATGCTTCCAAGGAGGATTTAGAGGAAATTCTCAAGATTGATCAAGACGGTTGGCGTACCGAAGTGGCCAGCCGCCGCGAGTATTTTGCGACCTTTGGCAGCCGTTTTCCAAGAGTTCTTAGTGAACAAGTTGACGCCCTCGAAAGGCGAATCGGGTAG
- a CDS encoding VTT domain-containing protein, with the protein MEFLSSIADFVTHLDIHLERLAIEYGAWTYWIIFATVFAETGLVVAAFLPGDSLLFAAGAFSGAGHLNIYELVVGIHVAAILGDSCNYWIARKLGHHVLVRWTKLIRPAYVRKASMFYRMHGMKAVMLSRFVPTFRTFVPFVAGLSRMKYLRFLTASIIGTMIWVTVFVMGGYYFGQIQWVRDNFALAILGLALLALVPSSVGFLVSHLRGRQRRFINSVKKKDRQPDVHS; encoded by the coding sequence TTGGAATTCCTCTCAAGCATTGCTGACTTTGTAACGCATCTAGATATTCATCTTGAGCGGCTTGCAATTGAGTACGGAGCGTGGACCTACTGGATCATCTTTGCGACAGTGTTTGCAGAGACGGGGTTGGTCGTTGCTGCTTTCCTGCCCGGTGACTCACTGTTGTTCGCGGCGGGCGCATTCTCGGGAGCCGGACATCTGAACATCTATGAGCTGGTTGTCGGAATTCATGTCGCTGCGATTCTCGGTGATTCGTGCAATTACTGGATCGCACGCAAGCTCGGCCATCACGTGCTTGTGCGATGGACCAAGCTTATTCGACCGGCCTATGTTCGAAAGGCATCCATGTTTTATCGCATGCATGGTATGAAGGCGGTCATGCTGTCGCGATTTGTGCCGACCTTTCGGACCTTTGTTCCGTTTGTCGCGGGTCTGTCCAGAATGAAGTATCTCCGCTTCCTGACGGCCAGTATCATTGGCACAATGATCTGGGTGACCGTGTTTGTGATGGGCGGATATTATTTCGGTCAGATACAGTGGGTGCGGGACAATTTTGCGCTGGCGATTCTGGGGCTTGCCCTGCTTGCGCTTGTACCATCATCGGTTGGATTTCTTGTCAGTCACTTGCGAGGCCGTCAACGTCGTTTCATTAATTCCGTCAAGAAGAAAGACCGTCAACCCGATGTCCATTCCTAA
- a CDS encoding leucine--tRNA ligase gives MIDKKHISEQQYPFADIETKWQTWWAERETYKFNWNSPKPKHYVLTMFSYPSGDKLHMGHWYCYAPTDSYARFKRMQGYEVFEPMGFDSFGLPAENYAIKTGVHPAESTAKNISFMREQLKKIGAMYDWDYEVVTSSPDYYKWTQWWFLLMYKRGLAYQKDALVNWCPTCQTVLANEQVTSENLCERCDTPVERRKMRQWFFRISDYNQRLLDGLDTIDWPEKTKAMQRYWIGKSEGTEISFKLADSDKRIEVFTTRADTLYGVTYVVLAPEHSLVKEITTDAQRAAVDEYVQKALSLSEVDRQMEDCPKTGVFTGAYAVHPLTGESVPVWVADYVIGSYGTGAVMAVPAHDSRDFAFAKTYSLPIKEVIAPRTPPDPPAEVKGNEGAFTEYGVMFDSGEFSGMSSEDGIRAVGRKLESMGMGKPTVTWHLRDWTVSRQRYWGAPIPMVHCETCGIVPVPEDQLPVLLPEDVKEYKPKGKSPLASVESFIQTTCPLCGEPAERDPDTMDTFVCSSWYYLRYPDARLDSAPFDREHLKELFPVHTYVGGPEHAMGHLIYSRFFGKVAKDEGWFPFEEPFSRLIHQGIILNKGERMSKSKGNTVAPEPVLERVGSDVLRCYLMFSGDYTQGGDWSEGGIAGIERFIARVWRVGMAVSSASEHLEEAIPREVEQRLHQTIQAVGHDLQSFSFNTQLARLMELTNSIYSWVGSDLKGVKSSRARVEVIETLVKLIAPSAPHLAEELWRQFGHKTTIFDESWPEYDAEKAKADEVTIAVQVNGKLRDTFEAPATVAADKTELEKLALTLDKVRHQLSGKELVRIIVVPGKIVNLVLKG, from the coding sequence ATGATCGACAAGAAACACATCTCCGAACAACAGTACCCGTTTGCTGACATTGAGACCAAGTGGCAGACTTGGTGGGCAGAGCGGGAGACGTATAAATTCAATTGGAATTCGCCGAAGCCGAAGCACTATGTGCTGACGATGTTCTCGTATCCCTCGGGGGATAAGCTGCACATGGGACACTGGTATTGCTACGCGCCGACGGACAGCTATGCGCGGTTCAAACGGATGCAGGGCTATGAGGTGTTCGAACCGATGGGGTTTGACTCGTTCGGCCTGCCCGCAGAGAACTACGCGATTAAGACGGGCGTGCATCCGGCCGAATCCACCGCGAAAAACATCAGCTTCATGCGCGAACAGTTGAAGAAGATCGGCGCGATGTACGACTGGGATTACGAGGTGGTCACGTCGTCGCCGGACTATTACAAGTGGACGCAGTGGTGGTTCCTGCTGATGTACAAGCGCGGGCTGGCCTATCAAAAAGACGCGCTGGTAAATTGGTGCCCGACCTGTCAAACGGTGCTGGCCAATGAGCAGGTGACGTCGGAGAATTTGTGCGAGCGCTGTGATACGCCTGTGGAACGCCGCAAGATGAGGCAGTGGTTTTTCCGAATTTCCGACTATAACCAGAGATTGTTAGATGGCCTTGATACAATTGATTGGCCGGAGAAAACGAAGGCCATGCAGAGGTATTGGATCGGCAAGTCGGAGGGGACGGAAATTTCGTTCAAGCTTGCCGACAGTGACAAACGCATTGAGGTTTTCACGACGCGCGCCGATACGCTCTATGGAGTGACATATGTTGTCCTTGCGCCGGAACATTCGTTGGTCAAAGAGATAACCACCGATGCCCAGCGAGCTGCCGTTGACGAGTACGTGCAAAAAGCTCTGAGTTTGTCTGAAGTGGACAGGCAAATGGAGGATTGCCCCAAGACAGGGGTGTTTACGGGTGCTTATGCGGTCCACCCGTTGACAGGCGAGTCGGTACCGGTATGGGTGGCGGATTATGTGATCGGGTCGTATGGCACAGGTGCGGTAATGGCTGTGCCGGCGCACGATTCCAGAGATTTTGCGTTTGCAAAGACGTACTCTCTGCCTATTAAGGAAGTGATTGCTCCACGCACTCCCCCTGACCCCCCTGCTGAAGTGAAAGGGAACGAAGGTGCTTTTACCGAGTATGGGGTGATGTTTGATTCGGGGGAATTCTCGGGGATGAGTTCGGAAGATGGGATTCGGGCGGTAGGGCGGAAGCTGGAATCAATGGGGATGGGTAAACCTACCGTGACTTGGCACCTTAGGGACTGGACGGTGTCTCGGCAACGATACTGGGGGGCGCCGATACCAATGGTGCATTGTGAGACGTGTGGGATAGTGCCAGTGCCGGAGGATCAGCTGCCGGTCTTGTTGCCTGAAGATGTAAAGGAGTACAAGCCGAAGGGGAAGTCGCCGCTCGCGAGTGTGGAGTCGTTTATTCAGACGACGTGCCCATTATGTGGTGAACCAGCCGAACGTGACCCGGATACGATGGATACGTTCGTATGTTCATCATGGTATTATCTTAGATATCCCGACGCACGGCTGGATAGCGCACCTTTTGACAGAGAGCACTTGAAGGAGCTATTCCCGGTTCACACGTACGTTGGTGGGCCTGAACACGCGATGGGACATCTTATCTACAGCCGTTTCTTTGGAAAGGTGGCGAAAGACGAAGGGTGGTTTCCTTTTGAAGAGCCGTTCTCAAGATTGATTCATCAGGGAATCATCCTGAACAAAGGCGAGCGGATGTCGAAGTCGAAAGGGAACACGGTTGCGCCGGAGCCTGTGCTTGAGCGTGTCGGCTCGGACGTTCTTAGATGCTATTTGATGTTCTCTGGTGATTACACTCAAGGCGGTGACTGGAGTGAAGGCGGAATCGCGGGAATCGAACGGTTCATCGCTCGCGTCTGGCGAGTCGGGATGGCAGTTTCATCGGCAAGTGAGCACCTTGAAGAGGCCATACCACGGGAGGTTGAGCAGAGACTGCATCAGACCATTCAAGCCGTTGGCCATGATTTGCAGTCCTTTTCCTTCAATACGCAGCTTGCAAGACTTATGGAGTTGACCAATTCTATTTATTCGTGGGTTGGATCGGACCTTAAAGGTGTCAAGTCCAGTCGTGCGAGAGTCGAAGTCATCGAGACGTTGGTCAAGCTGATTGCCCCGTCAGCACCGCATTTGGCCGAAGAACTTTGGCGTCAGTTTGGACATAAGACGACTATCTTTGACGAATCCTGGCCTGAATACGATGCCGAGAAAGCAAAAGCCGATGAAGTCACAATTGCTGTTCAGGTTAACGGAAAGCTGCGCGACACATTTGAAGCTCCCGCAACAGTTGCAGCAGACAAGACAGAACTTGAGAAGCTGGCCCTAACTTTGGACAAGGTCAGGCACCAGCTTTCCGGAAAGGAACTTGTCAGAATAATCGTAGTGCCAGGGAAGATCGTGAACCTTGTCTTGAAGGGGTGA
- a CDS encoding T9SS type A sorting domain-containing protein: MSRNRFIVPSFEAMCATIESVVVLCVVLASTDTSTAQSINYVGSTFWSGGPDLEVIGDYAYCSFHNGIKVLDASDPSNLTEVSQAACPGRGEGLDVNGNYVYLANGEAGLSIIDVSNPLAPSVITTMAIAGYTMDVKYENGYAYLATWWHGLQIVDVSDPHAPHWVGGLQTNGGAWGVDVANGIVAIADGEAGAMLIDVEYPDAPFAYASVSAPRFTHDVDLAGSRLYVSSSDNPDAGLYIFDVSDPSAPDSLGMTSSSRGVWATDIQGDYAYLADALFGLRVIDVSEPRNPVQTDWWQNPNSGKTLGVCAVDTIVYLSDGNSAEHTYVDYSSGVHAISIADPTNIFEFGSLLANGRVSDVAIRDNLVFAANWEPRFLIADVSNPVAPVFVASAPIEDFDASFEIDVEGNLAVVSDGVGYQFYGIQNISAPTHLASYRTNDWGPDFQLDGGLMYYFAGHRFAIMSTANLPEIDTLGSCALQYFGYTMDVDYPYAYVIDGLALNIIDVADSTNPHIVFSDTMNVLDVNKHGDYLYIATPDSGILVYDVSNPVSPVVVGSGTMASGEAYSMDSWDHYLWVTKRSDGIEVFDISNPVNPVSLASYNTQGSAWRVEVHEGLAYVADQKSLQIFSFDSTSGIGEIREVARDFRVFQNYPNPFNSATRINFMLEQSGRTELRIYDTLGREVATLMDEVRQAGPQTVKWEANGVASGLYFAQLVQGEQSQTLKMVLLK, encoded by the coding sequence ATGTCACGCAATCGGTTTATTGTCCCAAGTTTTGAAGCAATGTGCGCTACTATTGAATCAGTAGTTGTGCTTTGTGTAGTTCTTGCTTCAACGGACACTAGTACTGCTCAATCGATCAACTATGTCGGTTCGACGTTTTGGTCCGGCGGTCCTGATCTTGAAGTAATCGGTGATTATGCATATTGTTCTTTTCATAACGGGATTAAGGTTCTGGACGCAAGCGATCCGTCAAATTTAACCGAAGTATCTCAAGCTGCGTGCCCTGGCCGAGGTGAAGGGCTTGATGTAAACGGAAATTACGTTTACCTTGCGAACGGTGAAGCAGGCCTATCTATCATAGATGTTTCGAATCCATTGGCGCCTTCTGTGATTACGACAATGGCAATTGCAGGTTACACGATGGATGTCAAGTATGAGAATGGATACGCATATCTGGCAACTTGGTGGCATGGTTTGCAGATTGTTGATGTCAGCGATCCTCACGCTCCACATTGGGTTGGTGGACTTCAGACGAATGGTGGTGCATGGGGAGTTGATGTCGCAAACGGAATTGTCGCAATCGCAGATGGAGAAGCAGGCGCGATGTTAATTGATGTCGAGTATCCGGACGCACCTTTTGCATACGCATCCGTTAGCGCGCCAAGATTCACGCACGACGTTGACTTGGCCGGGAGCAGACTTTATGTTAGTTCGAGTGACAATCCCGATGCCGGACTCTACATTTTTGATGTATCTGATCCAAGTGCTCCTGATTCCCTAGGGATGACTTCATCAAGTAGAGGAGTTTGGGCGACAGATATACAAGGAGATTATGCCTACTTGGCCGACGCTCTATTTGGCCTTCGAGTCATTGATGTTTCGGAACCACGAAACCCGGTTCAAACGGATTGGTGGCAGAATCCGAACTCTGGCAAAACTCTTGGTGTATGTGCCGTTGATACCATAGTGTACCTTTCAGACGGTAACTCTGCGGAACACACATATGTAGATTATTCCAGTGGAGTCCACGCGATAAGTATTGCTGATCCTACGAATATTTTTGAATTTGGCAGCCTTCTGGCAAATGGCCGAGTATCCGATGTCGCAATACGAGATAATTTGGTATTTGCTGCCAACTGGGAGCCGCGTTTCTTGATTGCTGATGTGTCGAACCCGGTTGCACCCGTCTTTGTCGCAAGTGCGCCAATTGAAGATTTTGACGCTTCATTCGAAATTGATGTTGAGGGGAACTTGGCTGTTGTCTCGGATGGTGTTGGTTATCAATTCTATGGTATCCAAAACATTTCAGCTCCGACGCACTTGGCAAGCTATCGCACCAATGATTGGGGACCGGACTTTCAATTGGATGGTGGTTTGATGTACTACTTCGCGGGACATAGGTTTGCAATCATGTCAACTGCAAACTTGCCTGAGATTGATACTCTTGGTAGTTGTGCACTTCAGTATTTTGGATATACAATGGACGTTGATTATCCCTATGCCTACGTAATAGACGGATTAGCGTTAAACATAATTGATGTTGCAGACTCGACAAATCCGCACATAGTCTTTTCGGATACGATGAACGTGTTGGACGTCAACAAGCACGGGGACTATCTTTATATTGCTACGCCTGATAGCGGGATACTTGTCTATGATGTGTCTAATCCCGTCTCTCCTGTGGTCGTTGGCAGCGGCACAATGGCAAGTGGCGAGGCATACTCTATGGATTCATGGGATCATTACCTTTGGGTCACGAAACGGAGTGACGGCATCGAGGTGTTTGATATCAGCAATCCGGTGAACCCTGTTTCGCTTGCCAGCTACAACACGCAAGGGTCGGCCTGGCGTGTCGAGGTGCATGAAGGATTGGCATATGTTGCGGATCAGAAATCTTTGCAGATTTTCAGTTTTGACTCAACTTCGGGGATTGGTGAGATTCGTGAGGTTGCGCGTGATTTTCGGGTGTTTCAGAATTACCCGAATCCGTTTAACTCAGCGACGCGGATCAATTTTATGTTAGAACAGTCTGGCCGGACTGAGTTGCGTATCTATGACACGTTGGGGCGCGAGGTTGCAACATTGATGGACGAAGTTCGGCAAGCGGGGCCGCAGACTGTGAAATGGGAGGCGAATGGGGTCGCGAGCGGGCTATATTTTGCGCAATTGGTGCAGGGTGAGCAATCACAAACATTGAAAATGGTGTTATTGAAATAG
- a CDS encoding alpha/beta hydrolase produces the protein MRVESVWLEFGDYSLAARKLLHGERLSDTAIVLLHDALGCVGTWKEFPERLFDSTGLDVVMFDRRGHGLSSELSDEVRTSEYLEDDARRLPEILDKLGVRRAILVGHSDGGSIALVAAALWPERVYSVVAIAAHVMLEEVTVQGVRDTVATADETRLIERLRKYHGEKSERLYSVWHETWLNPVHREWNLLDYLPKIQCPVLVMQGELDEYGSVEQVNAIVKGVGEKARAVMFAGVGHAVHREVMGEVVREIRGFD, from the coding sequence GTGCGAGTCGAAAGCGTTTGGCTTGAGTTTGGCGATTACTCGCTGGCGGCGCGGAAGTTGTTGCACGGTGAGCGGTTGAGTGATACTGCGATTGTGCTCTTGCATGATGCGTTGGGGTGTGTGGGGACGTGGAAGGAGTTTCCAGAGCGTCTCTTTGACAGTACGGGATTGGATGTGGTGATGTTTGATCGGCGGGGGCATGGGCTGTCATCGGAGCTTTCTGACGAAGTGCGTACGAGTGAGTATCTTGAAGACGATGCGCGGAGGTTGCCGGAGATTCTCGATAAGTTGGGAGTGCGGCGCGCGATTCTGGTGGGGCATAGTGACGGAGGTTCGATTGCTCTGGTGGCGGCGGCCCTGTGGCCTGAGCGAGTGTATTCAGTTGTGGCCATTGCGGCGCATGTGATGTTGGAAGAGGTGACGGTTCAAGGTGTGCGCGACACGGTGGCGACGGCTGACGAAACGCGGCTAATTGAACGACTGCGGAAGTACCACGGTGAGAAAAGCGAGCGGCTCTATTCGGTGTGGCATGAGACGTGGCTGAATCCTGTTCATCGCGAGTGGAATCTATTGGATTACTTGCCTAAGATTCAGTGTCCCGTGTTGGTGATGCAGGGGGAACTGGATGAATACGGCTCGGTTGAGCAGGTGAATGCGATTGTCAAGGGAGTGGGGGAGAAGGCGCGGGCGGTGATGTTCGCGGGTGTGGGGCATGCGGTGCATCGAGAGGTGATGGGGGAAGTGGTGAGGGAGATAAGGGGATTTGATTGA